AGGATGGTGTCGGAGCAACTGAGCAGTGCGGTCATGCGATCGCCGTCGGCCTTGGTGCGCTGTGCTGTGCAGGATGCGTTCGGACCGCTGATCTTGTTGCCGGCGATGATGATGCCCGTTGTAACCGAGCCTCCCTTGTCGACGAACTCCACGCCGTTGCCGGTCTTGCGGAAGGTCTGGTCGCACTCGGTGCCTTCCATGGTCCACGCGCCCTGCAGTTCGTCGAGCGTCGCGGCGAGCACCGGATAGACGGCCGCGCCCGCCATCACTGCAACAACGGCCGCAACAATTCTTCGAGGTAGCATCGACATCCTCTTCGGAAACCGGCGCTTGCTGGCCGGGAACACAACAACAGCAGACTATCGCCAATACGCGCCCGGAAGAAGCTACGATACGGTTACGAGGCGCATCGATCATGCGTGGAGATCGCCTTTCTATCGATCCCTGCGATGCGAGGTCGGGCGCGGAGTACGGGCGAACAGCTGGCGCAACGTCCGCACCAACTCCATGGCGGCAATGTAACCGTTACGTACTGTGATTTCGGCCGCCCTGGGACGAACGTGGGCGCAGCAGGCAGCCATCCTGTCGCTCCACAGTCGAGGTGTTGCATGAGTTCGGCGACCGAGGACGCATCCACCAGGTTGATCGTCGCCTCGCGAGGCTGGTCATGAACAAGCCGATGCGAAACCCAGTCGGCCACGCCGCGGAGCATGACGGGCCGACTGGGCTGGCGTTCATTCCGGGCGGCGACTTCACCATGGGCTCGGACGCGCACTATCGCGAGGAAGCGCCTGCCCACAGGGTCCACGTCGACGATTTCCTGATCGACATAGCGCCGGTGACCAACCGCAAGTTCAAGGAGTTCGTCAAGGACACCGGCTATGTGACCCTAGCCGAGCGCACACCCGACGCGAAGGATTATCCCGGAGCGCTTCCGGAGATGCTGTTCGCCGGTTCCATGGTGTTCCAGAAATCATCGGGACCGGTCGATCTGGGCAACCCCAACAACTGGTGGGATTTTGTCCGGGGCGCCAATTGGCGGCATCCGGCTGGCGCGAACAGCGGGCTGTTCAAGCGCGACGCCCACCCGGTCGTGCATGTCGCCTACGAGGATGCGCTGGCCTATGCCCAGTGGGCCGGCAAGGACCTGCCGACCGAGGCCGAATGGGAATA
This portion of the Mesorhizobium shangrilense genome encodes:
- a CDS encoding formylglycine-generating enzyme family protein codes for the protein MNKPMRNPVGHAAEHDGPTGLAFIPGGDFTMGSDAHYREEAPAHRVHVDDFLIDIAPVTNRKFKEFVKDTGYVTLAERTPDAKDYPGALPEMLFAGSMVFQKSSGPVDLGNPNNWWDFVRGANWRHPAGANSGLFKRDAHPVVHVAYEDALAYAQWAGKDLPTEAEWEYAARGGLDAAEYAWGDEFAPGGRQMANTWQGAFPHENLLADGFERTSPAGTFPPNGYGLHDMIGNVWEWTSDWWSDGHTADPASPCCIPRNPRGADEAGSHDPRLPGIRIPRKVIKGGSHLCAPNYCRRYRPAARHAHPVDTSTSHLGFRCVMRKRSGI